CACTCCAAGTTCTCCATTCTCAGAGTATATTACTCTAACTTCTACTTTAGGCATGAAGCTCCTAGGATTTGAGAGAGATGGCTTCGAAAAGGTTAGCATCGCTTACCCTCTTTCTTGTACTCAAcattctcttcttttctctagTCAGTGGTCGTGGTTCTTGCCCTTCCCCCAGCCCAAAACCAAACCCAAAGCCCACTCCCTCCCCATCCCCTTGTGCGAAAGGTAAATGCCCCATTGATGCCCTTAAATTAGGTGTATGTGCTAATATACTTGGTTTGGCTAATGTCACCATTGGTACACCCCCAGTCCAACCATGTTGCTCCCTTCTCCAAGGTCTTACTGATCTTGAAGCTGCTGTTTGCCTTTGCACAGCAATCAAAGCTAATATTTTAGGCATCAACCTTAATGTCCCGGTTTCTCTCAACTTGCTTCTCAACATCTGCTCAAGGAAAGTTCCATCTTACTTCCAATTACCCTAATCATGATGTCAAAATCTCTCATCTTGGTGTTTTTTGTGGTTTGAAAGTTCTAATTATTTCCAATTCCACTTCCCAGTGGTAATTGCTTGCGGTAGCGTTTGTTTCCTTGTTGATACAAAATAAGTGTACTAccttttttctttacaaat
The Gossypium raimondii isolate GPD5lz chromosome 8, ASM2569854v1, whole genome shotgun sequence DNA segment above includes these coding regions:
- the LOC105792087 gene encoding 14 kDa proline-rich protein DC2.15 encodes the protein MASKRLASLTLFLVLNILFFSLVSGRGSCPSPSPKPNPKPTPSPSPCAKGKCPIDALKLGVCANILGLANVTIGTPPVQPCCSLLQGLTDLEAAVCLCTAIKANILGINLNVPVSLNLLLNICSRKVPSYFQLP